The proteins below come from a single Pedobacter aquae genomic window:
- the rhaT gene encoding L-rhamnose/proton symporter RhaT: MQALLGVIFHFIGGFASGSFYIPYKKVKGWSWESYWIVGGIFSWLIVPPLAAYLTIPDFTGIIAATDGGILGLTYFFGVLWGIGGLTYGLGVRYLGVSLGSSIILGLCSVFGALIPSFYYDLHPSPGKDSFSDLISNTWGQMVLLGILVCIIGIIICGKAGMMKEKDLKAAEKDASSANNEFKIGLGLFVSIISGVLSACFAFGIDAGKDMASTANEVWKASNPNQGEFLFQNNVTYVVILLGGLTTNFIWCMLLNFRNKTFGDYTNAATPLLKNYIFSALAGTTWFLQFFFYGMGESKLGNGPSSWILHMAFIILIANLWGLILKEWKGVKSKTLTTIIVGILFIILSILIVGYGNSIK; encoded by the coding sequence ATGCAAGCATTATTAGGCGTCATTTTTCACTTTATTGGGGGCTTTGCTTCCGGTAGTTTTTACATCCCTTATAAAAAAGTTAAAGGTTGGTCTTGGGAAAGTTATTGGATAGTAGGCGGGATATTTTCTTGGCTTATTGTACCTCCTTTAGCTGCTTATTTAACCATACCAGATTTTACCGGAATTATTGCCGCTACTGATGGTGGCATTTTAGGCTTAACTTATTTCTTCGGCGTTTTATGGGGAATAGGTGGTTTAACTTATGGCCTGGGCGTAAGATATCTTGGTGTTTCTTTAGGGAGCTCTATCATCTTGGGCTTATGCTCTGTTTTTGGAGCTTTAATTCCTTCTTTTTATTATGATTTACACCCTAGTCCGGGTAAAGATTCTTTTTCAGATTTAATTAGCAATACTTGGGGTCAAATGGTGTTGCTGGGTATTCTGGTATGTATCATCGGAATTATCATCTGCGGAAAAGCAGGTATGATGAAAGAGAAAGATTTAAAAGCGGCAGAAAAAGACGCTTCATCGGCCAATAACGAATTTAAAATAGGGTTAGGACTTTTTGTATCCATAATTTCTGGTGTTTTAAGTGCCTGTTTTGCTTTCGGGATTGATGCAGGTAAAGACATGGCTTCTACAGCAAATGAAGTGTGGAAAGCTAGTAACCCTAACCAAGGCGAATTTTTGTTTCAAAATAATGTTACTTATGTAGTCATTTTATTAGGTGGTTTAACTACCAATTTTATTTGGTGTATGTTGTTAAACTTCCGCAATAAAACTTTCGGAGATTATACCAACGCGGCTACGCCTCTATTAAAAAACTACATTTTCTCTGCATTAGCAGGTACAACTTGGTTCTTACAATTTTTCTTTTACGGCATGGGTGAAAGTAAATTAGGAAATGGTCCAAGCTCGTGGATATTACACATGGCATTTATCATTCTTATAGCCAACCTTTGGGGTTTAATCCTTAAAGAATGGAAAGGTGTAAAAAGTAAAACCCTCACTACCATTATCGTAGGTATACTATTTATTATCCTTTCTATTTTAATTGTAGGCTACGGAAACTCAATCAAATAA
- a CDS encoding GntR family transcriptional regulator, translating to MRTDNFFKLIQIDEYSATPKYMQLCDSIIAAIENAKLKKDDPLPSINELSFALDISRDTAEKGYKYLKKRNILVSVPGKGYYIGNTDFKKKIRVFLLFNKLSAHKKIIYDAFVAALGEDAAIDFYIYNNEYAIFKKLIQSKRNDYSHYVIVPHFMEGGEDAYQIINTIPADKLILLDKKIEGIEGNFSAVYENFRQDIYQALNQAKEELSKYHTLKLIFPDKSYYPTEIIDGFKLFCQQYAFTHRIIHDIETELIEKGEVYINLMEDDLVTLIEKIVSLDFKLGTEVGIISYNETPLKKLLLNGITTISTDFKLMGTMAAEMIKIKSRLTARFHFTLL from the coding sequence ATGCGGACAGATAATTTTTTTAAGCTTATACAAATAGATGAATATTCTGCAACACCAAAATATATGCAGCTTTGCGATTCTATTATAGCAGCCATAGAAAATGCTAAGCTTAAAAAGGATGATCCATTGCCATCTATAAACGAATTAAGTTTTGCTTTAGATATTTCTAGAGATACGGCAGAAAAAGGCTATAAATATCTTAAGAAAAGAAACATTCTGGTTTCTGTACCGGGTAAGGGTTATTATATCGGCAATACAGATTTTAAAAAGAAAATTAGGGTTTTCTTACTTTTCAATAAGCTATCGGCACATAAAAAAATCATTTATGATGCCTTTGTTGCTGCCTTAGGTGAAGATGCCGCTATAGATTTTTATATCTATAACAATGAGTATGCTATCTTCAAAAAACTTATCCAAAGCAAGCGTAATGATTATTCTCATTATGTAATTGTACCACATTTTATGGAGGGAGGTGAAGACGCCTATCAAATTATCAATACCATACCGGCAGATAAACTTATCTTATTGGATAAGAAAATTGAGGGTATAGAGGGTAATTTCTCTGCTGTTTATGAAAACTTTAGGCAGGATATCTATCAAGCACTTAATCAGGCCAAAGAAGAGCTTTCAAAATATCATACCTTAAAATTAATCTTCCCGGATAAAAGTTATTATCCTACAGAAATTATTGATGGCTTTAAGCTGTTTTGTCAGCAATATGCTTTTACCCACCGCATCATACACGATATAGAAACAGAGCTCATAGAAAAAGGAGAAGTTTATATCAATTTGATGGAGGATGACCTGGTTACCCTAATAGAGAAGATTGTTTCTTTAGATTTTAAACTGGGTACAGAAGTGGGAATCATCTCTTATAATGAGACACCTTTAAAAAAATTATTACTTAACGGAATCACTACCATTTCTACAGATTTTAAATTGATGGGAACTATGGCTGCAGAAATGATAAAAATCAAATCTCGGCTCACCGCGAGGTTCCATTTTACCTTACTTTAA
- a CDS encoding DUF1501 domain-containing protein gives MTSRRGFIKAGGLALFGIGIGGIPTFLSEAVAGIREPGLFQRRKILVCIFQRGAMDGLMAVTPFNDEYLKAARPTLFMSPVKAANEKPLIDLDGNFGLHPSMAAFEQVFREKRMGIVHGIGSPNTTRSHFDAQDYMESGTPFKKGTPSGWLNRAVGLLGHETATPFQAVSLTSSLPRSFYGDNPSLAISNLQDFNIQMRGNQASANMAAKNFEDLYDQTSSELLKNTGKESFEAIKMLQKTDTKNYKPANGAVYPTSSLGNSLKQIAQLIKMNVGLEVAFAESGGWDTHFNQGTDTGIFARNVNDLSDSIMAFWTDMGTLQDDVTVMTMTEFGRTVKQNGTGGTDHGRASCNFILGNDVKGGLVHGKVAPLSVENLEDGRDLAVTTDFRSVFSEVAAKHLKVNDHAQLFPDWNGSTIGVMKS, from the coding sequence ATGACATCAAGGAGAGGATTTATAAAAGCAGGTGGTTTAGCTCTTTTTGGGATAGGTATTGGAGGTATTCCAACCTTCTTATCAGAAGCTGTAGCAGGAATCAGAGAGCCGGGTTTATTTCAACGTCGTAAAATACTAGTTTGTATTTTTCAACGTGGTGCTATGGATGGTTTAATGGCAGTAACGCCATTTAATGATGAATATTTAAAGGCTGCAAGACCAACATTATTCATGTCGCCAGTTAAAGCGGCTAATGAAAAACCTTTGATAGATTTAGACGGAAATTTTGGTTTACATCCATCAATGGCAGCTTTTGAGCAAGTTTTTAGAGAGAAAAGAATGGGCATTGTACATGGTATTGGCTCGCCAAATACTACTCGCTCACATTTTGATGCTCAGGATTATATGGAATCTGGTACGCCTTTCAAAAAAGGAACGCCTAGCGGTTGGTTAAACAGGGCGGTGGGCTTACTTGGTCATGAAACGGCTACGCCATTTCAGGCAGTAAGTTTAACATCCTCTTTACCACGTTCTTTTTATGGAGATAATCCTTCTTTAGCTATCAGTAATCTTCAGGATTTTAATATCCAGATGAGAGGAAACCAAGCAAGTGCTAATATGGCAGCTAAGAATTTTGAAGATTTATACGATCAAACATCTTCTGAGCTATTGAAAAATACAGGTAAAGAAAGTTTTGAGGCTATTAAAATGCTTCAAAAAACCGATACCAAAAATTATAAGCCAGCTAATGGCGCCGTGTACCCTACATCATCTTTAGGAAATTCGTTAAAACAAATAGCTCAGCTCATTAAAATGAATGTTGGTTTAGAGGTGGCTTTCGCCGAGTCTGGCGGTTGGGATACCCACTTTAACCAAGGTACAGATACCGGTATTTTCGCTAGAAATGTAAATGATTTAAGCGATAGTATCATGGCTTTTTGGACAGATATGGGCACTTTACAAGATGATGTTACGGTAATGACGATGACTGAATTTGGACGTACCGTTAAACAAAACGGAACTGGAGGAACAGACCACGGAAGAGCATCATGTAATTTTATTTTAGGTAATGATGTTAAAGGTGGCTTAGTACATGGTAAAGTGGCACCATTATCTGTAGAAAATTTAGAAGATGGAAGAGATTTGGCCGTAACTACAGATTTTAGAAGTGTATTTAGTGAAGTTGCTGCAAAACATTTGAAAGTAAATGATCATGCTCAATTATTTCCAGACTGGAATGGCAGTACCATTGGTGTTATGAAATCTTAA
- a CDS encoding sugar isomerase, which produces MLIEKSQIEQHNSDNQASHQKRFDFIKSEIPQVEAVIQKLIDFQIAIPSWALGTGGTRFGRFSGGGEPRNLEEKIADIGLLHKLNQSSGAISLHIPWDIPQDYDAIKNLTASHGLRFDAMNSNTFQDQKGQELSYKFGSLQHVNKAVRKQAIEHNIEVIKQGLALGSDSLTVWLADGSCFPGQLNFRKAFQNTLESLQEIYAALPKDWKMFVEYKAFEPNFYSMTVGDWGQSLLFANKLGPQAYTLVDLGHHLPNANIEQIVSLLLMEGKLGGFHFNDSKYGDDDLTAGSLKPYQLFLIFNELVEGMDAKNMNHAKDLGWMIDASHNVKDPLEDLLQSVEAIMIAYTQALLVDRKALQQAQEENDTVKCQEILQNVFRTDVRAIVAEARLRSGAALDPVAAYRKLAVRQELIKERGAVTVATGL; this is translated from the coding sequence ATGTTGATAGAAAAAAGTCAGATAGAACAACATAATAGCGATAATCAAGCATCACATCAAAAAAGGTTTGATTTTATTAAGTCAGAAATTCCTCAGGTAGAGGCTGTTATCCAAAAATTAATTGATTTTCAAATAGCTATCCCTAGCTGGGCTTTAGGTACAGGCGGTACGCGTTTCGGTAGGTTTTCTGGCGGTGGCGAGCCTCGTAACTTAGAAGAAAAAATTGCTGATATTGGCTTGTTACATAAATTAAACCAATCTAGTGGTGCTATATCTTTACATATTCCTTGGGATATCCCTCAAGATTATGACGCTATAAAAAATCTTACGGCAAGTCATGGTTTACGTTTTGATGCCATGAACTCTAACACCTTTCAAGATCAAAAAGGACAAGAGTTAAGCTATAAATTTGGGTCATTACAGCATGTAAATAAAGCGGTAAGAAAACAAGCTATTGAGCACAATATTGAGGTTATTAAACAAGGTTTAGCTTTAGGTTCAGATTCTTTAACCGTTTGGTTAGCAGATGGTTCTTGCTTTCCTGGGCAATTAAACTTTAGAAAAGCTTTCCAAAATACTTTAGAAAGCTTACAAGAAATATATGCAGCCTTACCAAAAGATTGGAAAATGTTTGTAGAGTATAAAGCTTTCGAACCAAATTTCTATTCGATGACGGTTGGAGATTGGGGACAATCTTTATTATTTGCCAATAAACTAGGTCCGCAGGCTTATACTTTGGTAGATTTAGGTCACCATTTACCAAATGCCAATATAGAGCAAATCGTTTCTTTATTATTGATGGAAGGTAAACTAGGTGGTTTCCATTTCAACGATTCTAAATATGGCGATGACGATTTAACCGCAGGAAGCTTAAAACCATATCAGTTATTCTTAATATTTAACGAATTGGTAGAGGGTATGGATGCTAAAAACATGAACCACGCCAAAGATTTAGGTTGGATGATTGATGCATCGCATAACGTAAAAGATCCGTTAGAAGATTTATTACAGTCTGTTGAAGCTATCATGATTGCTTATACGCAAGCTTTATTGGTTGATAGAAAAGCTTTACAACAAGCTCAAGAAGAAAACGATACAGTTAAATGTCAGGAAATATTACAAAATGTTTTCCGTACCGATGTTAGAGCAATTGTAGCAGAAGCTCGTTTACGTTCTGGTGCAGCTTTAGATCCTGTGGCAGCTTACAGAAAGTTAGCCGTAAGACAAGAACTCATCAAAGAAAGAGGAGCTGTAACGGTAGCAACCGGACTTTAA
- a CDS encoding DUF1800 domain-containing protein, translated as MKIAFRYFSITALIVTSLIVLASFTKEKSGRANFSFPYKQAGLTEREAAAHLLGRFTYGIKPGEIDAVLKIGLEKWFASQLKANLEDKELKQMLDKYDALQLSNAQVVEKYPRGGVAIRMAIKDGYVHKDSVDQNRADYRQIIKKYMDEKGLRPQQELYRQFISQKILRAAYSQNQVQEVLTEFWFNHFNVSLDKGQCAEFIPAYERDVIRPNVFQDFNVLLLATAKSPAMLRYLDNFSSAGPMEMPKNAKVKKPANNNRGLNENYAREVMELHTLGVDGGYNQQDVTQAARVLTGWTIAPMNDGYSDGMKKIMENSSKEKLLSTGYVLDGDFMFVPNRHDKGEKTVLDKYFPEGGGYEEGVTLLNMLANHPSTAKFISRKLAVRFVSDNPPQSLIDKMAKTFREKKGNLREVMITMVTASEFWNKEALREKTKSPFELAMSAVRSLDAEITQPYQLFTWINKMGQKIYYYQAPTGFPDRAAYWINTGSLLNRMNFGLAIASQKIPGIKFNIQALNQNREPESAEAALYTYSKIMMPERNVHETVKRLKPMVNDPELIKKVEAAANKNQVKTENMMMNEEASLGEDMMGMQAMKEKNQAKPTQPKPTIQANAGSNMLAQVVGVIIGSPEFQRK; from the coding sequence ATGAAAATTGCTTTTCGTTATTTCAGTATAACCGCATTAATAGTTACTAGTTTAATAGTACTAGCTTCTTTCACAAAAGAAAAGTCTGGAAGAGCAAATTTTTCTTTTCCTTATAAGCAGGCAGGTTTAACGGAGCGTGAAGCTGCGGCACATCTATTAGGCAGATTTACTTATGGCATTAAACCTGGTGAGATAGATGCTGTTTTAAAAATAGGACTTGAAAAATGGTTTGCCAGTCAACTAAAAGCAAATTTAGAGGATAAAGAGCTAAAGCAGATGCTAGATAAGTATGATGCACTTCAACTTTCTAACGCACAAGTTGTAGAAAAATACCCAAGAGGTGGAGTTGCAATTAGAATGGCTATTAAAGATGGTTATGTTCATAAAGATTCTGTAGACCAAAACAGAGCAGATTATCGCCAAATCATCAAAAAATATATGGATGAAAAGGGCTTAAGACCTCAACAAGAGCTTTATAGACAATTTATCAGTCAAAAAATCCTGAGAGCGGCTTACTCACAAAATCAAGTTCAAGAGGTTTTAACCGAGTTTTGGTTTAACCATTTCAATGTTTCTTTAGATAAAGGGCAATGTGCCGAGTTTATTCCTGCTTATGAGCGAGATGTTATTAGGCCAAATGTATTTCAGGATTTTAATGTTTTACTACTAGCAACCGCAAAATCTCCGGCAATGTTAAGGTATTTAGATAATTTTTCTAGTGCTGGCCCTATGGAGATGCCTAAAAATGCAAAAGTTAAAAAACCAGCTAACAATAACCGAGGCTTAAATGAAAATTATGCCAGAGAGGTAATGGAGTTGCATACTTTAGGTGTTGATGGAGGCTACAATCAGCAAGATGTTACCCAAGCTGCCCGTGTATTAACCGGGTGGACGATAGCGCCTATGAATGATGGCTACTCTGATGGGATGAAGAAAATCATGGAAAACTCATCCAAAGAGAAGCTTCTAAGTACTGGTTATGTATTAGATGGTGATTTCATGTTTGTGCCTAACCGTCATGATAAAGGAGAGAAAACCGTTTTAGATAAATATTTCCCAGAAGGTGGCGGTTATGAAGAAGGCGTTACTTTATTAAATATGCTGGCTAATCATCCTTCAACAGCTAAATTTATTTCACGCAAATTGGCAGTGCGTTTTGTTAGCGATAATCCTCCACAAAGTCTTATCGATAAAATGGCTAAAACTTTCCGCGAGAAAAAAGGCAATCTAAGAGAAGTGATGATAACCATGGTTACAGCTTCAGAATTTTGGAACAAAGAAGCTTTAAGAGAAAAAACTAAATCTCCTTTTGAGCTAGCTATGAGTGCCGTAAGAAGCTTAGATGCAGAAATTACTCAGCCTTACCAATTATTTACATGGATAAATAAAATGGGGCAAAAAATATATTATTACCAAGCACCAACCGGTTTCCCAGATAGAGCAGCTTATTGGATAAATACAGGTTCATTATTAAACAGAATGAATTTTGGTTTAGCTATTGCATCGCAAAAAATACCAGGGATAAAATTCAATATTCAGGCTTTAAACCAAAACAGAGAGCCAGAAAGTGCAGAAGCAGCTTTGTATACCTATAGCAAGATCATGATGCCAGAGCGCAACGTACATGAAACGGTAAAAAGGTTAAAACCTATGGTGAACGACCCAGAATTGATTAAAAAAGTAGAAGCTGCGGCCAACAAAAATCAGGTTAAAACCGAGAATATGATGATGAATGAAGAAGCTTCTTTAGGTGAAGATATGATGGGTATGCAAGCTATGAAAGAGAAAAATCAAGCAAAGCCAACTCAGCCTAAGCCAACTATACAAGCTAATGCAGGTAGCAATATGTTAGCACAAGTAGTTGGGGTTATCATTGGTTCGCCAGAGTTTCAACGTAAATAA
- a CDS encoding FGGY-family carbohydrate kinase: MLIPVIAVFDVGKTNKKLFLFDEQYHIVYEKSARFLETKDEDGDSCENLDSLRLSVFDSLNEVLKINKYDIKAINFSTYGASFVYLDEEGKPLTPLYNYLKPYPKDLEELFYKTHGSPQKIAQETASPASGSLNSGMQLYRIKYQKPDIFQQIKHVLHLPQYMSNLITGKYFTDMTSVGCHTQLWDFNKKDYHQWVYDEQLVEKLPEIFPADDVIEASFMGKTYKTGVGLHDSSAALIPYLVNFKEPFVLLSTGTWCISLNPFNESPLTSQELENDCLAYIAYHGKPVKASRLFAGFELEQQSKRIAAHFKVDALIFRTMPFDAQLAAQLKERFKNEEQASAILPKQSQFGDRDLSSFANEKEAYHQLVADIIDLQSQSTALIIKGSAIRKIFVDGGFSKNTIYMNLLARAFPQIEVYAAAMAQATALGAAVAIHQHWNTKALPNDIIELKYYSVNQPVLG; encoded by the coding sequence ATGCTTATCCCCGTTATTGCTGTTTTTGATGTAGGTAAAACCAATAAAAAGCTTTTCCTTTTTGATGAGCAATACCATATTGTTTATGAAAAATCAGCTCGTTTTTTAGAAACCAAAGACGAAGATGGAGACAGCTGCGAGAATTTAGACAGCCTTAGATTATCAGTTTTTGATTCTTTAAATGAAGTTTTAAAAATCAATAAATACGATATCAAAGCCATTAATTTTTCTACTTACGGGGCAAGTTTTGTATACCTAGATGAGGAAGGAAAACCCTTAACGCCACTTTATAATTATTTAAAACCTTATCCAAAGGATTTAGAAGAGCTGTTTTATAAAACACATGGTAGTCCACAAAAAATAGCACAAGAAACGGCATCACCAGCCTCGGGTAGTTTAAACTCTGGAATGCAATTGTACCGTATCAAGTATCAAAAACCTGATATTTTTCAGCAGATAAAACATGTTTTGCATCTTCCGCAGTACATGAGCAATTTAATCACTGGTAAATATTTTACCGATATGACCAGTGTTGGATGCCATACTCAACTATGGGATTTCAATAAAAAAGATTATCACCAATGGGTTTATGATGAACAATTGGTAGAAAAGCTTCCTGAAATTTTTCCTGCTGATGATGTTATTGAAGCCTCTTTTATGGGTAAAACTTATAAAACAGGTGTAGGTTTACATGATAGCTCAGCAGCTTTGATTCCTTATTTGGTAAATTTTAAAGAGCCTTTTGTATTGCTTTCTACAGGTACATGGTGTATTAGTCTTAATCCGTTTAACGAAAGCCCTTTAACCTCGCAAGAGTTAGAGAACGATTGCTTGGCTTACATAGCTTATCATGGGAAACCTGTAAAAGCTTCAAGATTATTTGCAGGGTTCGAGTTAGAACAGCAAAGTAAAAGAATAGCAGCACATTTTAAGGTAGATGCGCTTATTTTTAGAACCATGCCTTTTGATGCTCAATTGGCAGCGCAATTAAAAGAGCGTTTTAAAAATGAAGAGCAAGCATCAGCAATTTTACCAAAGCAATCTCAATTTGGTGATAGAGATTTAAGCAGTTTTGCAAATGAGAAAGAAGCTTATCATCAGTTAGTTGCAGATATTATTGATTTACAATCGCAATCCACAGCTTTAATCATCAAAGGTTCTGCCATAAGGAAAATATTTGTAGATGGCGGTTTTTCAAAAAATACCATTTATATGAATTTATTGGCAAGAGCATTCCCTCAGATAGAAGTTTATGCCGCCGCCATGGCTCAAGCAACGGCTTTAGGAGCTGCGGTAGCCATACATCAACATTGGAATACAAAAGCTCTTCCTAATGATATTATAGAGTTGAAATATTACTCAGTCAATCAGCCGGTATTAGGTTAA
- a CDS encoding bifunctional aldolase/short-chain dehydrogenase — protein sequence MSFDTKQFKHVSYLWDEAEAAKLAGDEVALLIYRSNLLGADLRLTNYGGGNTSCKAIAKDPLTGADTEIMWIKGSGGDIGTLKKSGLAALYVDRLRNLKNIYRGVAYEDEMVELFNHCIYDLASKAPSIDTPLHGFLPFKHIDHLHPDAAIAIAAAKDGKKITQELFNGEIGWVEWKKPGFELGLQLKQCLDENPGIKGIMLGSHGLFTWGDTAYESYINTLEVIEKCAEYLEQNYGKKGPVFGGQKIQSLPEDQRKKQAAALAPILRGFCSSERSMIGHFTDDARVLEFINSHDLDRLAPLGTSCPDHFLRTKISPLVLDLKPEQDLSDVKAIKEQLAPAFEAYRNMYTAYYETCKHDNSPAIRDANPVIILYPGVGLFSFSKDKQTTRVAAEFYTNAINVMKGAEAISEYTSLPRQEAFDIEYWLLEEAKLQRMPKPKSLSGRIALITGSAGGIGKAIAKKFVEEGAVVILNDMNAERLASAGEEFKKLYGKDSYTTAVLDVTNDSQIQEALEVAALAFGGVDLIVNNAGLSISKSIEDHTDKDWDLLYDVLVKGQFKITQASVAIMRKQNIGGDIINIVSKNALVSGPNNAGYGSAKAAQLHLSRLNAAELGADKIRVNVVNPDAVISDSNIWAGGWAEGRAKAYGVKVEELPAYYAKRTLLNEIILPEDIANACFAFAGGLLNKSTGNVLNVDGGVAMAFVR from the coding sequence ATGTCTTTTGATACAAAGCAATTTAAACACGTAAGCTATTTATGGGATGAAGCCGAAGCAGCAAAGCTAGCAGGAGATGAAGTAGCGTTATTAATTTACCGTTCAAATTTATTAGGAGCAGATTTAAGGCTTACTAATTACGGTGGAGGAAATACATCTTGTAAAGCTATTGCAAAAGATCCGTTAACAGGAGCAGATACCGAAATCATGTGGATTAAAGGTTCTGGTGGAGATATAGGTACCCTAAAGAAAAGCGGATTAGCAGCTTTATATGTAGACCGTTTACGTAATTTAAAAAATATATACCGTGGTGTAGCTTATGAGGATGAAATGGTTGAACTTTTTAACCATTGTATTTACGATTTAGCTTCTAAAGCACCTTCTATAGATACGCCTTTACATGGTTTCTTGCCATTTAAACATATAGACCATTTACACCCCGATGCAGCTATTGCTATCGCGGCAGCAAAAGATGGTAAAAAAATCACTCAAGAATTATTTAACGGAGAAATTGGTTGGGTAGAGTGGAAAAAACCAGGTTTTGAACTAGGCTTACAATTGAAGCAATGTTTAGATGAGAACCCTGGTATTAAAGGTATTATGTTGGGCTCACATGGTTTGTTTACTTGGGGAGATACGGCTTACGAAAGCTATATCAATACCTTAGAGGTGATAGAGAAATGTGCTGAATATCTAGAGCAAAATTATGGTAAAAAAGGACCTGTTTTTGGCGGACAAAAAATACAAAGTCTTCCAGAAGACCAACGTAAGAAACAAGCAGCTGCTTTAGCACCCATTTTACGTGGTTTTTGCTCAAGCGAGAGAAGTATGATTGGACATTTTACTGATGATGCTAGAGTGCTAGAGTTTATCAATTCTCATGATTTAGATAGGTTAGCACCACTAGGAACCAGTTGTCCAGACCATTTCTTAAGAACTAAAATTAGTCCTTTAGTATTAGACTTAAAGCCAGAGCAAGATTTATCAGACGTAAAAGCTATAAAAGAGCAATTAGCGCCAGCTTTTGAAGCTTATCGTAACATGTATACTGCCTATTACGAGACTTGCAAGCATGATAATAGCCCAGCTATAAGAGATGCTAATCCGGTAATTATATTATACCCAGGTGTAGGTTTATTCTCTTTCTCAAAAGATAAACAAACTACCCGCGTAGCGGCAGAATTTTATACCAATGCTATTAATGTAATGAAGGGTGCTGAAGCTATTTCAGAATATACCTCATTACCAAGACAAGAAGCTTTTGATATTGAGTACTGGTTGCTAGAAGAAGCTAAATTACAACGTATGCCTAAGCCTAAGTCTTTATCAGGACGTATTGCTTTAATTACAGGTAGTGCCGGTGGTATAGGTAAAGCTATTGCAAAGAAATTTGTAGAAGAAGGTGCTGTAGTTATTTTAAACGATATGAATGCAGAGCGTTTAGCTAGTGCAGGCGAAGAGTTTAAAAAGCTTTACGGGAAAGATTCTTATACAACAGCAGTTTTAGATGTTACCAATGATAGCCAAATACAAGAAGCTTTAGAAGTAGCTGCTTTGGCTTTTGGCGGGGTAGATTTAATTGTTAATAATGCTGGTTTATCTATCTCAAAATCTATAGAAGACCATACCGATAAAGATTGGGATTTACTTTACGATGTATTGGTAAAAGGCCAATTTAAAATTACCCAAGCAAGTGTAGCAATCATGCGTAAGCAAAATATTGGTGGCGATATCATCAATATTGTAAGTAAAAACGCTTTAGTTTCTGGTCCAAATAACGCTGGTTATGGTTCTGCAAAAGCTGCACAATTACATTTAAGTAGGTTAAATGCTGCAGAATTAGGTGCTGATAAAATCCGTGTAAACGTGGTTAACCCTGATGCCGTAATCTCTGATAGTAATATCTGGGCTGGTGGCTGGGCAGAAGGCAGAGCAAAAGCTTATGGCGTTAAAGTAGAAGAATTACCTGCTTATTACGCAAAACGTACTTTATTAAACGAGATTATTTTACCAGAAGATATTGCTAACGCTTGTTTCGCATTTGCTGGTGGTTTATTAAATAAATCAACCGGTAATGTATTAAATGTTGATGGTGGTGTTGCCATGGCATTTGTAAGATAA